The DNA segment GAGTGAAGCTTCCGTGGAGGAGCCTCGCTGTGAGAGTGAGGTAGCTTACGAACTCGCTCAGCCTGAGCGATATGAGCAGCCTGAGCAGCGTCGCGAGCTCGTCTTTCCCGCTCCCCCTGTAGCCTATCGCGAGGCCCGTAATTTCACTCCCGGAGCACGATACGAGGATGTTCTCGTGGCCGAGGAAATTGTTCCCGGCCCTGATGAGGTCGATCACCATTCCGTGTGATCTCCTCGGGTCGGCGTCTACGTCTCTCTGTGCATTCACGATGAGATCGGCGACCCTGCTGACGTCATGCGTGTTCAGATCGAATTTCAGGATCTCCGTCAAATTCAGCCCGCCCCGATAATTTTTGTTTTTGCAGCATTAACTCTAGGTTATAATATTTCCACCCCGGATTCAAAGTTCGGTGCGC comes from the Thermodesulfobacteriota bacterium genome and includes:
- a CDS encoding GNAT family N-acetyltransferase, translating into MTEILKFDLNTHDVSRVADLIVNAQRDVDADPRRSHGMVIDLIRAGNNFLGHENILVSCSGSEITGLAIGYRGSGKDELATLLRLLISLRLSEFVSYLTLTARLLHGSFTPDIGDDEYYISALAVDEKHRRKGIGSQLLDRSIEAAMDKSCRNIVLEVDRGNGPAISLYRKFGFRFSGRTASESVRGPAPRTLIMELVLP